TCACCGCCGCGCTCAACCGTACCGCCGCGCGCGCCATCGTCACCATGAGCACGGTCGACGGCGTCAGCTATGCCGACCTTGCCATGCATGCGGCCGCCGAGGCCTTCTCGATCCGTCACGTCTGCGGCTTCGGCAGAGATCTGCCGGAGGGCATGGCGTCGCTCGACGACGTGCTGGCGCGCCCGCCCGGCGCCACGCGCGCCGTGATCCAGGACGGCCGCAAGGCGGCAATGATCTCCTTCGACGTCACGGCTGAAGGTTTTCGTCCGGTGCCGCGGCCGCATTTCAGCCTGATCGCGGGTGGCCTGGCGATGTCGCTGGAAGCCGACGTCAAGCAGGGCGCGACCGTGATGGCCGCGTTCGCGCCGATGTCGTTCGCGGGATTGGCCTCCTCGCTCACGGTGTGGCTGCTCTCGGGCGGCACGCTGGCGCTGCATCATCCGTTCGAGAGCGAGGTGCTGGAGCAGCAGATCACCGAGCACGAATGCGACGTGCTGATCGCACCCGCGCAGCTCGCACTGCGGCTCGGCGATGCCGACCTCGCCGCGCGGATGCCGACCTTGCGCAACGTCATCGGCCTGTGGCGCGCGCCCGAGCAGGTCGCCGCAAGCGATGCCTGGATCGCACCGCATGCGCCGCTGACCGACGTCTATCTGTTCGGTGAGGCCGGCCTGTTCGGCGCCCGCCGCGGCGAGGACGGCATGCCGGTTGCGGTGATGCCGGGGCCGCATGGCGCGCCGCGCGAACAGTCCGGCTCCTCCATCGCCGGCGAGATACTGCTGACGCCGAAAGGCACGCTCGGCCTGCGCGGGCCGATGGCGCCGATCGCGGCCTACGCGCCGCCGCAGCCGGTCGGCGAGGCCCTGATCGCGCAGCCGCCGCGCGACTATGTCGATACCGGCTATGCCGCCCGGATCGACCGTCCGAGCGGGGCGATCTGCATCACTGCGCCGCCCTCCGGCATCATGGCCGTCGGCGGCTATCGCTTCCTCTCCAACGATCTCCAGGAATGGGCCCGCCGGCTCGGCCAGGGTGCGCTGCTCACCGCCCTGCCCGACCGCCTCTCCGGCCACCGGCTGGCGGGACGGGCCCAGGACAATGCCCGCGCCCGCGAAGCGCTCAGCGAGCTCGGGCTTAACCCTCTGATGGTCGAGGCCTTTCGCGACCGCTCCGGGCCGGCTTGACCGCAGTTTCAAGGGATACGTTGACGCCGCATTAAGGCGGTCCATCTAGATTGCGCGGCACCTGTTGCGTGATCAGAGCTTCTTAATGTCCCAGGCGGGCCCGATCCTGTTTGTGTCCAACACCGAGCGCCCCGCCTTCATTGCGGCGCTGGACGAGGCCCGGCTCTTTCCCGTGGTCGACACCGACTGGGCCAGCGCCGCGCGCGCCGTCGAGCAAGTGCAGCCGGCAGCTGTTCTCGCCGCGATGTCCGGCGGGCACGAGCCGCACATCGCCGTCTTCGCCAAGAAGATCGCCGGCCAGTCGCCATATCTTCCTTTCGTCGCGATGGATGCTGCGGTGCCGCTGCCTCCCAACGCCCTGCCCTTCGCCACACGCGGCGGCACGCCCGACCGCCTGATCGCGCGGCTGCGCGCCGCGCTGCGCGTCCGCACCCTTCATGCCACCGTGCTGCGCCGGCTGCCTGAAGTGACGGTCGCGCTGCCGCAAGCCGATCCCACGCGCGATGCCACCGTTCTGCTGATCGGCCGCGGCGCGGCCTATCCTGCGCTCTCGGTGGCGCTCGGCGAACGCGTCGGGGTCATCGGCGCACTCTCGATCGAGGCCGCCGCAAAACATCTCAACACCCGCGACCTCGACGGCGTCGTGCTCGCCGAAGGTTTCACGGCGCGCGTCACCGATGCTTTCCTGACGGTGCTCGCCGAGGACACCCGCTTCCGCAACCTGCCCGTCGTCGTCACCGCGCACCAGCTCGCGCAGAGCTACGATCTGCCCAATCTCGAACTGATCGCGGGCGAGCCGGCAAAGATCGCCGCCAATGCCCTTCCGCTGATCCGCCAGCACGCGATGGAAGCGCAGCTGAGCCGCACGCTACGCTCGATCGACGCCGGCGGCTGGCTCGATCCGCGCAGCGGCCTGCTCACGGTGGAAGCCTTCGCCCGCGATTTCGCCAAGGCCGTCGAGCAGACGCTCGCCCGCGGCGGCGGCCTCTCCGTCGCACGCTTCGCTTTCGATCCCGGCAATCCCCGCGCCCAGCTCGACGCCGCACGCATCCTCAGCCGCTTGATGCGGCAGATGGATTTCGGCACGGCGCAGAAGGACGGCTCGGTGATCGTGGTGTTCGCGGAGACCGACTTCCGCACCGCGCATATGATCGCCCGCCGCCTCTCCGCAGTGATGCGGCACACCTCCAACGGCAAGCACGAGATGCGCAGCGACCCCGTCGTCAGCGTGGACTCGCTGTCACCGTCGGATACGGCAAGGTCGCTGCTGGCGCGCCTGTCGGCGGATGCCTCGAGGGCAGCGTCGTAGTTTTCTTGCACGCGGCTGCAACAAACACCGTCATTGCGAGCGAAGCGAAGCAATCCAGACTGCCTCAACGGAAAGATTCTGGTTTGCTTCGTCGCGAGAGCTCCTCGCAATGACGCGGTGAGAACGGGGCCTACGCCGCCTTCTTGCTCTCTGCGAGCTGCGCCAGCTGCCGCATGATCTCCGTGGTGCCCGCGAGCCGCTCTTCCGGCGTCTCCCAGTCCTGCAGGAACACCACCTTCATGTCGGGTCGCACCTTGGCGGCCTGGCCGTAGCTGCGGATATACGTCACCAGGCGATCGGGATAGGCGAAGGAATTGTCGCGGAAGACGATGACGGCGCCCTTCGGGCCGGCATCGATCTTCTCGACATTGGCCCTGCGGCAGAACGCCTTGATCGCGGCGACCTTGAACA
This genomic stretch from Bradyrhizobium daqingense harbors:
- a CDS encoding class I adenylate-forming enzyme family protein, yielding MNQPAVSPTLDTLFQRTLTRQPHAPALLDPLNKARVTGHQPRRMTYAEADTAIEALSAYFVESGLPANSVIAIQLPNTVEFVLTVLAAHRAGLVVAVLPLLWRHAELTAALNRTAARAIVTMSTVDGVSYADLAMHAAAEAFSIRHVCGFGRDLPEGMASLDDVLARPPGATRAVIQDGRKAAMISFDVTAEGFRPVPRPHFSLIAGGLAMSLEADVKQGATVMAAFAPMSFAGLASSLTVWLLSGGTLALHHPFESEVLEQQITEHECDVLIAPAQLALRLGDADLAARMPTLRNVIGLWRAPEQVAASDAWIAPHAPLTDVYLFGEAGLFGARRGEDGMPVAVMPGPHGAPREQSGSSIAGEILLTPKGTLGLRGPMAPIAAYAPPQPVGEALIAQPPRDYVDTGYAARIDRPSGAICITAPPSGIMAVGGYRFLSNDLQEWARRLGQGALLTALPDRLSGHRLAGRAQDNARAREALSELGLNPLMVEAFRDRSGPA
- a CDS encoding GGDEF domain-containing protein, whose product is MSQAGPILFVSNTERPAFIAALDEARLFPVVDTDWASAARAVEQVQPAAVLAAMSGGHEPHIAVFAKKIAGQSPYLPFVAMDAAVPLPPNALPFATRGGTPDRLIARLRAALRVRTLHATVLRRLPEVTVALPQADPTRDATVLLIGRGAAYPALSVALGERVGVIGALSIEAAAKHLNTRDLDGVVLAEGFTARVTDAFLTVLAEDTRFRNLPVVVTAHQLAQSYDLPNLELIAGEPAKIAANALPLIRQHAMEAQLSRTLRSIDAGGWLDPRSGLLTVEAFARDFAKAVEQTLARGGGLSVARFAFDPGNPRAQLDAARILSRLMRQMDFGTAQKDGSVIVVFAETDFRTAHMIARRLSAVMRHTSNGKHEMRSDPVVSVDSLSPSDTARSLLARLSADASRAAS